A single Salmo trutta chromosome 14, fSalTru1.1, whole genome shotgun sequence DNA region contains:
- the LOC115147704 gene encoding partner and localizer of BRCA2: MVDSLPKLLLPPTPLLLPQSLPPNPNTPPPLPPTQLLRQPAPSLHSTRQATEERGEGEEERAWRKKEEKRDGMTEEGVLMLSHTLKAPAGGSLVDVCCVSWLSVGVCVAVAGEWEVCVWGQTNPPHWRRLHTWTFIESVMSVFPVPDAPGLLCVTLGQLEIREARVLCCSSLSQAVLCEGEVQMVVGMSNRRLVSSSYSVATTPLQVYTLTQDGSLQGCLSLVCPTEHVRAVAAVEGQTDALIGSTHGGHVVLWNVTTGQLLQRITLGDGFTDTTCLRGYSLCGVLFVLLQHPSLCAVEEEEGGALFSLVATNPLTGTVALATRLCLPKACTGRLVEVDVHGSSVVGVFRSGSVCVWQLGRRQAQEGVWFPELGCQLARWGAQGTVLTAHLNGDVCLHRYRPL; this comes from the exons ATGGTTGATTCCCTGCCCAAACTTTTGCTCCCTCCCACTCCTCTACTACTGCCTCAATCTCTCCCTCCAAACCCAAATACACCCCCTCCATTGCCCCCTACCCAACTTCTTCGCCAGccagctccctctctccactcaacCAGACAGgccacagaggagagaggagaaggagaggaggagagagcgtggaggaagaaagaagagaagagggatGGGATGACAGAGGAGGGTGTCTTAatgctctctcacacactgaAG gcccctGCAGGAGGCAGCCTGGTGGATGTGTGCTGTGTGTCGTGGCTGTCAGTAGGTGTATGTGTAGCGGTGGCAGGAGAGTGggaggtgtgtgtttggggtcagACCAACCCCCCACACTGGAGACGACTGCACACCTGGACCTTCATAGAA tcaGTGATGTCAGTCTTTCCTGTGCCGGACGCTCCTGGACTTCTGTGTGTGACTCTGGGCCAGCTGGAAATCAGAGAGGCCAg ggtactGTGCTGCTCCAGTCTGTCCCAGGCGGTGCTGTGTGAGGGGGAGGTCCAGATGGTGGTGGGCATGTCCAACCGAAGGCTGGTTAGCTCCTCCTACTCTGTAGCCACAACCCCGCTGCAGGTCTACACACTGACACAGGATGGCAG CCTGCAGGGCTGCCTGTCTTTGGTCTGTCCTACTGAGCACGTGCGGGCCGTGGCGGCGGTGGAGGGACAGACTGACGCTCTGATTGGCTCAACCCACGGCGGACATGTTGTTCTGTG gaacgTGACGACGGGGCAGCTGCTGCAGCGCATCACTCTGGGAGATGGTTTCACGGATACGACCTGCCTCCGAGGATACTCCCTctgc GGGGTGCTGTTTGTCCTGTTGCAACACCCGTCCCTGTGTgctgtggaggaggaagagggaggggctcTGTTCTCGCTGGTCGCCACCAACCCTCTGACTGGCACCGTCGCCCTGGCAACCAGACTATGCCTCCCCAAAGCCTGCACTgggag GCTGGTGGAGGTTGATGTCCATGGCTCCAGTGTGGTTGGGGTTTTCCGGTccggctcagtgtgtgtgtggcagcttgGGAGGCGTCAGGCCCAGGAGGGGGTCTGGTTCCCAGAGCTGGGGTGTCAGCTCGCCCGTTGGGGGGCGCAGGGAACTGTCCTGACGGCACACCTCAATGGAGATGTCTGCTTACACCGCTACAGACCACTCTGA